GCTTGCAAGGGTGAGCTGATCCTGTGGTGGAGGTTCCTGCTCAGGCTGGTACATGGGGGGAGGCAGGTTGAGGTGAAGTGGGCAGCGAGGATCGTCAGACTGACCCATGTGCACGGTACGGTCACAGGGAACATCTTTCAGGCCTGGACACATTTTGAAAAGCACCTGATTGCTGTCCTGGTAGATGTCTGAGTATCTGGTTGTCAAGGAAAATGACttgatgtacacacacatacaaatgaaaactagaacaaaacagataaagaaactGCCCCCACCAAGTGCTGACATGTGGACTTTGATTAAGAAACTTTAGCCTCAAGTACTACAATTCTTCCTATGAAAGAAATCTTGCTGCATTATTCCTCAATATAAAGCTCCTTATTGTGTAGGTGCACAAGCCTCAACTCTATTAATGTTATGGCTGAGTAGTTTTGTACAACGAGTTAGTGATTTCTGTCTAAGCATAAACTTTGGGTTTGAACAATTTGTTCACAATGCAACACAGGTGTCTGGACAGTTTAATCACCAATCTGTCTAAGGTGGCAAATATGCAGAACACAAATTTCAGTAGAATGATTTTGTTGTTCTTAGTTGATACGTTGAATACTACCATGTAAACCCAGATGAGCCCAAATGATTTGGGGTTAAAATAAAAGGCAAGTTGGGAAGATATTTTGTTCCTTCCAACTGAACTGATTAGCCCCTGTGTAACTCTGGGAAAAAATCAACAGACCACAGGAAGGAGTTAATGTAGGCTCCCTTTGAAACCAGCAGCTACTGCAAGCTGCTGGTCTTGATTGGGGCCAAGATGAATACGgttcaaaaagagaaagatgaaggaCAGTTTAAATGAGTAGATAAACATGCAGTTaagtttgaaatgtaaatgaaagaaGCAAGTATAACCAAgcactgtttgaaaatgtaagTTCTTCTTCCATTCAATACAGGAAAACTAATCTGTGGTTTCTTGAATGGAAGGGTCATGCTATTGGTGGCAAAACccatattgaaaacatcattgaGGATACGTGAGAGACAGTGCCGGGTCATAGGCAGGCAAGGATTGGTACATCGGGTTCCCTCCACAAAGGAGATGCATTTCTCATAGACTGTTCTTGAGTGTGGCTACAACAGAGGAAAGAAGTGTTGGATAAAAATCACACTACACAAGGGCAAAAAGATCAACCAAGAAAAGAGTATTTCTTTTACAACTACAATCATGCCTAAGAACATTATCATTCCTGGATGCCACAAAATGGTCAGAGGAAAAGCCGGAAAATTGAGTGTAAGTGTCTGATGTCCTTCATGTAATGGGCTTTCCAAATCTCACATTTATGCTGTTGCACTCAAATGTGTCGAGCATAATATTAAACCAAAAGTATGTGTTATCCCAATTCACTGTAGTAATCAACGTACTTGAGGACACTACCCCCCAATATACATTTAAAGCACAAACCCCCATGTGTGATATGTCAAGAATCCACAGAGAACATTTTTTGTCTGTAGTGCACTCAGCATTGaaaactttctttaaaaaaaaaatgcatctcaGGAAATATGGGTAGCACATATGTATCGGAGGTAGAGGCCCAATCTTACACTTCCATATAAAGTATTTGGTCTCACTTTCAATCAATTACATCTCTAATCAACTCAtacaacacagaacacacatttaaaataaaaaaaaatacgtATTGAGTATATTCTCCAACTCTGTTAGCCTTTATGGGAAAATGACATAAGGCACTGGATATCAATTGTCAAAGGGACATCTGTATTTCTTCAGTAGTAATgtagttaaagttaaaactgttgaaAGCAATGTTTGTGACTTTGATTTTGGTCCTGGAAAAAATTTCCTTCACCCTTGTATACTGGGGTGGTGGCAGAAGTTCACACATGGATATCATAAAAGCTGCACAGATAAACTATTCACATGCTCGACACCACTAAGAgtaaatgacttttttgtgcTTTGGTGAATTGACTCTTAAACATTAAATCGCACCTGAGGAGCTCCTTCTGTCACAGCCTGCCTCCTTTCCCTCAGCTGCCGGTGCAGCAGGGCTTCCACGCCATACCGACGACGGTATCGGCGCAGAGCTTTGAGCTTCTTCAGgttctctctttccttcattGACAGACCTTCAGGGCCTGTCAGCAGACTGCTCCCTGTtatcaacataaacaaatacagataaTTGCTAACGCCTGTGAACATAAAAGGGTGTGGGTTAATTTCCTAAAAAGAACTGTTGGAACAGCTATGTAAACAAGGCAAAATACATTTAGTTTGTGACCAACAGTTGTATATTCACCAAGAGTTTCGTGCTCCACTTTGCGGTTGTGCAGGTATCTGCGCTTTTTCTCCTTCAGCAGGTGCTGCAGGCGTTTGAACTGGTCAATGTAGAGGGACTGGAGCCTGATGAGTTTTTCTCGAGTGATGAGAGCCACCTCCTCTGCTGTGTACACTCCTGCATGTCTAAGagacatttttacataattttagAATGAAAAGCCCCTCCAGTTCCTCAGTGCATTATGGGGCAGTACGCTACATCAACGGCATACTGAAAAGTCAAGTGTTTTTGGTATGCATACCGACTTTTTTGACTTTACTTAAATTTGTTTCCAGTGTGCACACGATACATACTCAAAATTTGCTCAGAATTAGTTTGTAACAGGGAACAACTATTGCTTGATgcaaatgttaaataaatgtattaagcACCTTTAAAGTAAAGGTTCTTATACACGCTACAATAtagttcaaataaaaatacaataagagATTAAAGTAAACCTTTTACAGATGGTTGAATAATTCAGCTTACTTCAGAGGATCCTCATGATCACTGTCAACACTGTCGGCTTCACTGTCAGGGTCTCCTCTCCATGTTTGGTCAAGTACCAATggtccctgctcctcctcactcaGACTGTCCTCATCTGTCCAGAGTAAACTTAGTTAAACATCAAAATTATATCTAAACAtaggtgatgatgtcatcatcaatTTCCCCATACCTACACAGCAGAACAAATAAGATTCACGCCACTGACGTGTCTAGAGTTGACAAAATATTTCCCTGGAACTGACCATTTACCTAGAATACGACTTGCTTCAGAACGACCTCCGTCAaggctgtgtgtctctgcacgGTTGTATCCACTAAGCTGAGACAACAGTGCCTCTGGGGATGGACCGGAAGACGCCTTTCTCATCTGAGCTCGGAGAGCCATGGCATTCCTGCGAGCATGCTCTGCACAGAATGTCACTCTGAGAAACAGTCAGAGTAATTGGAGAAGAGGAGTCAGTAAGCTGCTTGGATTTGTCATCGGGTATCTTATCACGTAAAAGAAATTCAGACTCTGTTTTCTACTCACCCATCTTTCCTCTCGACTTTTGGTGCAGCGTTGGGGCAGCGCTTGCCATTCTTGGCAGAGACATAACTGCACTGCTTGTATGGGGCATTCTTGTCCTCAAGAATGTGTTTGATACAGAACTCCAGGCCTTCCAGACGGGGCTGAGAGCAGGGTCGCTGGGTGAAGGAGCAGGCCTGAGGCTCCTGAGGTCGGGGTGTCTGGGTCACCCGGTTCCGACTTGATGGCAAAACATGGATTCGTATCCTGTTCATTGCAAGTCTGCAAAAATGATTAAGACAGTGGGTATTTagataattaatcatttgattCATTCTTTCAAGCAAAAGcaacaaacatttgctggttctaAAAATTTAGGATTTGCTGCCTTCCTCTGTCTTGCATGACAGTAAACCATATGTTATATCACCTAGAAAAATACAAGGgacctttttattatttttataggTTCAATGATTCTGAAATTGACACCAAAACTACGACACAAGCATCTACGATCTTATGTCGTGATACCGGCAAACAGAACCACAAGCACTCATTACGTTACTAATGCAGCaaaactgatttcttttttcacaaCAAACATTATAATGCATGTAAATTATCGAAATTAAAATTCTATTTAAATTATGGGCAAGCTGTATATTTTCTAACTATTACACATTACGCCTGTTTTATTGTCTTAGAACTGCATGCCTCACGTGACTATTAATGATCAAGAGATCAGGTCTGCATAAAAACTGGGTTAGTGTAATTAGCTCAAGATAATAACCCTGAGATGGCAGACCTCCTGGGTACATTCAAGTCAGAAGTGTTGGAAGATTTTTTGTTATCCCCCACCCAAAAACACAGATATGAACTTAATCTTGGctcaaaagaaaatcaaaccaAACCGTAGTTTCGGAGAATTGTTACACTTAgttattttctggcattttatagacaaaaggTTTATATGGACTATGATTGCAAGAGCTGCACCAACTACTAGAGAATAAAGAAGTAGCcaactgattaaaaataatcagaaaatcatttcagcaaattcattttttaagacatttttgagCAAAAATATCCCTGAATTGGAGTCTGTTCCctgatttttgttatttatgacAGTAAACCTGAAtatccttgtgtttttttctgtttgttggaaaaaaacagatattcaaAAATATCCCCTTGAAGAAAATACAATGGACATCAGGCGATTGTCttacattttgtaaacaaacaattCAGAGCTAGACTAACAACTAAAGATGAAAGCAGTATCTGATTGCCAGAAAATTAGTTTGACAACTATTTTAATGATCAATTAATCgtttcagacatttttaaaaaatcccaAATATTTCCTGGTTTCTAATCTGCAGCCTTGTGATGCTAGATGCACTAAACCAGATATATGAAATTATGACGACGAGCTCTGGGAGAATACAATGGACgttttaaggttttaaaaaaatatatacatatttgcAGACAAAAGGATTCAATTTAAATGTGGAGGCTGGGAGATACTCTAACTGCATAATGCAAATGACATTTCGGCTGAATCAGTTATCACAAAGACATGTAATTGCGGGCGATGCTTTAAAGCAGAGAATTtgacataaaatacacacattttatgaatccaCGTGGCTTATTTAGCCCATTAATAACAAATTGGGTACAAAGTTCAAAGATGTTTAAGTATGGTGATTTTTTAAAAGGCAGGATCCAAACACAACTATATGAATCTTAAGTAATAAACACCATGTTTATGACAGTTATGACACAAAcagattaaatttaaatattgttATTCATCATATTAAGTTAAGTAACGTAGCAGGCGTTGGCAGGTCAAGTGGCTTGTCATATTCTGATCAAGTTTCTCAAGTGTTACATATAGACAACGGTTATACATCCCAAAGCAATCACAGCCTTACTAACTTATGGgtggaaatatttttattgcaaatataAATGTAGTAGAAGTACATTCCTCTGTGCTGAACAAATCTAACCAGGCGCCACACCACGCTTTAGCCCGCCTCTCTTTACTGCGTCACTATTTCAGTTATAGGGTCGCCATCTTTGTTAAGAGttgctaacactagctaacCGCTAATTTTCACAATTCACGGCCAAGAACCGAATTCTACAGACCGCTGACAACAGATAGTCGTTTTTCTCAGTATCGTCGAAATGCTGCAGTGCTAGAAGACGACCATATCctagtttttgtgtttattgccGCTTACCTTCCTTTCAACCGTCGGATCGAGTCTGGCTCCCGCAGTGCACTATACCGATTTTCTAACGTTGACTAATAActgccacagctgctgcagtttcacaCTGGCCCCGCCCTTTCAGAGCTCTGATTGGCCAAAGCTTCAAGAGTTCAAGGTATTTCATTGGCCAATCTAGTAGCCACTCAAAGTACCATCAACCATAATATTTATTACACCCACAATACTGCAGCAGTGAAGttttacaaaaacatgcaaTGCAACAAGCgttttcttaaaatatttattgactTTAATTGAGAATAAAGCAACcacattatataaaaaaaacagtgtttacaTACACTACCActcaaaagtttaaaaacaccCTCCACGTTTCCAGTTTTATTATTGGAAATTTGAGCAGGACAGTGGTTAACCTTAAATGGGGCAAAGGTAAACAGTAAACTTTTTCAGTGACCAAAAACTGAATAATCATGTAAATTTCATAAATAACAGGTCTTTTTCAGGTTTTGTGAATTACATTCACTTACTGCTTTCCTGCAGtaatggaagtaaatgaagccttgaaagttaatgcaaacaattcctACAGGTCCCCCAACATTTGTTGAAGACTTGcaaaccctctgtctgtacaaCGGCAGTGttcaaacaaactgtgttactacaCCCCTGGCTTATTAGGACAATAATGTACTGCAGGAACTAGTACTGTATATTGCTATCAGAATGGTGAGAACAAGGCAAATAACACAGGAAGGCAGACTGGTTGGCTGGGGGTTCATTCTATAGCAAAGCAATGtcccaaaacactgaaaaaaaagaactagACACTGGATTCATATGATGGAAGACCAGGgcagtctccagacttaaacaCCATCGAGttggtttgggatgaactggaacgCCACAAGTTTATTCAGGTGAGTCAAaaatttagattaaatttaGGATATAGGATTCCATTATTCCTTTTTATAatctttattattcatttgttctatgctttcatttcagaaacactgagacattacACTGTAAACTTCAGTAACAACTGGAAAAGGGGGTGTTCTAAAACCTTTAACCGGTAGTGTATAACcttttaactgaaaaaaaaaaaaaatcccaaaatgtttcatttccagACCTGAGTGTCACTAAAAACACCAAGACgtgaaaagacatgaaaactTATTGTAGCTATGTGATTTTGCATTGTTAGGTTGCATGAGTGTCTTCCGTTCTTCTCACATAtgggtttattttaaaattgcGTGTCCTTTTGTATAACTTTATAACTTTCTCACAGCATTAAGTTAATACTTAAATGGGAAGATTTGTCcagattaaattaaacaattttcAAAAATGGCAATGATACATTGGACGTCTATTCTAATAGTCTAACCATAATACATTTAACACTTGGTCAATTGCATTGTAGGCAATCCTACTGAGATAAATATTCAGTGCATTTACTGTTTCCCTGTTACAACCAAGAGTTGAATAACTAATAAAACCTCTGCTGCCTGAGCAAAGAGCTGTATTCTTTCAGCATATCTTCCATATATCAAGggaacaaaaatattttacaattgTATGGCTGATTTGTTGTACTGCATTACTGTGAACTGCCTAAAACAAATTGTTGAttacaaactgaaacacacagaaagcagGTTAAGAGCAGTAACACTATACAATCAAAACCATATAAAGCTTAATATGAATTAAATGTACAGATGGTACCCGATTCTCTTGCCAACAAATAGCACCTCTTCGACCATTTTGCTCcaacacaaaatttaaacattaaatcagATTAATTACAGTATTATACTTCATGCTCATGACCCTGTAGTGGAGGTATGTCAATAACCTGCTTTGCCGTGTATGATTTTACACAACTAAAGAACACATGCAACATTTTTTGATGAATCATGGCTTGTGGAAGGgttacaaacaacaaactgaaactgaatatCCACCAATTTAGTTTGAAGGTATGGAGTCAAAAGACAGCTTTAACATGACTAAATTGGAACAGCGTGAATTGTCAGGTGTATACTGCAGTTTACACATTTGAAACATCCCCACAGGAAAtgcataaatgaaagacaaccataaagacagacagatggcgTACGATCAGTCATTGATAATCTGTATTGTGAATACTTGTTGTACACTGTGCTCGATATGGTCACCACAAAGTGAGAAccagcacaaaaaaataaaaaaaatttgccttAGTTTCAGGGTGAAAATGTTGTGTATCCATAAATGCTGCATATTTATATCTTTTAATGTAATTGTGATCACCCCAAAAAGACTCCCTCTTGAGGAAACAGATGGACAAGTCAGCATAAGAACTCATTTCTTCTCTCGAGAGATTTTTTTGTTGGCAGTTCCTTCATTGTGACCATACCGGGTAGATATGTTTGAACTCTCTGAACCCTTTGATAAACCATAAATGTATATG
The genomic region above belongs to Seriola aureovittata isolate HTS-2021-v1 ecotype China chromosome 9, ASM2101889v1, whole genome shotgun sequence and contains:
- the kansl2 gene encoding KAT8 regulatory NSL complex subunit 2, which encodes MNRIRIHVLPSSRNRVTQTPRPQEPQACSFTQRPCSQPRLEGLEFCIKHILEDKNAPYKQCSYVSAKNGKRCPNAAPKVERKDGVTFCAEHARRNAMALRAQMRKASSGPSPEALLSQLSGYNRAETHSLDGGRSEASRILDEDSLSEEEQGPLVLDQTWRGDPDSEADSVDSDHEDPLKHAGVYTAEEVALITREKLIRLQSLYIDQFKRLQHLLKEKKRRYLHNRKVEHETLGSSLLTGPEGLSMKERENLKKLKALRRYRRRYGVEALLHRQLRERRQAVTEGAPQPHSRTVYEKCISFVEGTRCTNPCLPMTRHCLSHIYQDSNQVLFKMCPGLKDVPCDRTVHMGQSDDPRCPLHLNLPPPMYQPEQEPPPQDQLTLASKDMYLSAAELQPTESLPLEFSDDLDVEGDGMQGPPSPLQFDTALALEDQTIRAIAEAPMDILTGEDPDQVDLDASERDVDAIMDDQVVSEVVGGEEDAIDNSLQDIDAATVDAPR